From the Musa acuminata AAA Group cultivar baxijiao chromosome BXJ3-7, Cavendish_Baxijiao_AAA, whole genome shotgun sequence genome, one window contains:
- the LOC135642593 gene encoding uncharacterized protein LOC135642593 has product MALEWVVLGYTAGAEAIMLLFLTLPGLGGLRRGLLTVVRGALKPLLSVVPFCLFLLADIYWKYEMRPTCEQEHACTPSEHLRYEKSIMKSQRNAILIASALLLYWLLFSVTSLLGRIDQQNQRIENLKRSE; this is encoded by the coding sequence ATGGCGTTGGAGTGGGTGGTGCTGGGCTACACGGCCGGGGCTGAGGCGATCATGCTGCTCTTCCTCACCCTCCCGGGCCTCGGCGGCCTCCGGCGGGGCCTCCTCACCGTCGTACGGGGCGCCCTGAAGCCGCTCCTTTCGGTGGTGCCCTTCTGCCTCTTCCTCCTCGCCGACATCTACTGGAAGTATGAGATGCGGCCGACTTGCGAGCAGGAACACGCCTGCACCCCCTCCGAGCACCTCCGGTACGAGAAGTCGATCATGAAGAGCCAGCGCAACGCCATCCTCATTGCCTCTGCCCTCCTCCTCTACTGGCTCCTCTTCTCCGTCACCAGCCTCCTCGGCCGCATTGACCAGCAAAACCAGCGCATCGAAAATCTCAAACGCTCTGAATAA